From a single Carcharodon carcharias isolate sCarCar2 chromosome 4, sCarCar2.pri, whole genome shotgun sequence genomic region:
- the gng10 gene encoding guanine nucleotide-binding protein G(I)/G(S)/G(O) subunit gamma-10, whose amino-acid sequence MSTNSNVSSMQRMVEQLKFEAGIERMKVSQAATELQQYCVQNACKDALLVGLPAGSNPFREPRSCSLL is encoded by the exons ATGAGTACAAACTCAAATGTGTCGAGCATGCAGAGGATGGTGGAGCAACTGAAGTTTGAGGCAGGGATCGAGAGGATGAAG GTTTCGCAAGCTGCCACTGAACTCCAACAATATTGTGTCCAGAATGCCTGCAAAGATGCACTGTTGGTAGGATTACCTGCAGGAAGCAACCCCTTCAGAGAACCTAGGTCCTGCTCTCTTCTCTAA